The nucleotide sequence ATCGCCATGTGCAAACGGCCCGCGGTGCCGCCGGCCAGGCGCGCCATGTCGCGCTCGGCGGTGCGCAGTTGCGGCAACAGGCTGTCGGCCAGTTGCAGCAGGCGCAGGCCGGCGCTGGTGAAGCGCACCGGCTTGGTTTTGCGTACGAACAGCGGCATACCCAGGCGCTCTTCCAGCTCCTTGAACTGATGGGACAGCGCCGATTGGGTCAGATGCAGGCGCTCGGCGGCTTCCACCAGGCTGTCGGCCTCGCGCAGAGCGTGCAGGGTTTTCAGATGGCGAATTTCCAGCATGGGCAACCTCATGGCGTTCGGTGATGAGTAGGAGCGAGTTCATTGGCGATCAATGATGTAGGGCGGGTGCAACCCGCAGGTTTCACCCGCCCTACATATAGGTTGGGGTAGGAGCGAATTCATTCGCGATCGGCGGAGATAGTCATCGCGAATGAATTCGCTCCTACAAGACGATCATGAGAAAACCTTGTGATCATCAAGAATATGTTGAGTTTGTCTCATGATGCGATGGGTGTCGAGAATGGCGGCCATTCATTGATCAGAAGGAGACAACGCCATGGCCCTGGCCCATAACCTCGGATTCCCCCGCATTGGTCGCGACCGCGAGCTGAAAAAAGCGCTCGAAGCCTATTGGAAAGGCGATCTCGATGAGGCCGGCCTGCGCGCCGTTGGCCGCCAGCTGCGCGCCGTCCACTGGCAGCTGCAAAAGGACGCTGGTATCGAGCTGCTGCCGGTCGGCGACTTCGCCTGGTACGACCAGGTGCTGACTCATTCGCTGACCTTCGGCGTGATCCCCGAGCGTTTCCGCCCGCACAGCGGCCAGCCGAGCCTCGACACCCTGTTCGGCATGGCCCGCGGCGTCAGCCAGGGTTGCTGTGGTGGTGCGCATGCGGAGGAAATGACCAAGTGGTTCGATACCAACTACCACTACCTGGTCCCCGAATTTTCCGCAGACCAGCGCTTCCAGCTGAGCTGGGAGCAGCTGTTCGAGGAAGTCGCCGAGGCCCGTGAACTGGGCCATAAGGTCAAGCCGGTGCTGATCGGCCCGCTGACCTACCTGTGGCTGGGCAAGGCCAAGGGCGATGCATTCGACAAGCTCGACCTGCTCGAACGCCTGCTGCCGATCTACGGCGAAATCCTCGGGCGCCTGGCCGCTCAGGGCGTCGAGTGGGTGCAGATCGACGAGCCGATCCTCACCCTCGACCTGCCGCAGGCCTGGAAGAACGCCTTCGAGCGCGCCTACCACCTGTTGCAGTACGCGCCGCTGAAGAAGCTGGTCGCCACCTATTTCAGCGGTCTGGAGGACAACCTCGGCCTGGCCGTCGGCCTGCCGGTGGATGGCCTGCACGTCGATCTGGTGCGCGCGCCGGAGCAGTTGCCGTTGCTGCTCGACCGCCTGCCGACCTACAAGGTGCTGTCGCTCGGCGTGGTCAACGGCCGCAATGTGTGGCGCTGCGATCTCGACCAGGCCCTGGAACAGCTGCGCGAGGCCGAGCAGCGCTTCGGCGCCAACCTGTGGGTGGCGCCGTCCTGCTCGCTGCTGCACAGCCCGGTCGACCTGGCCCGCGAAGACCAATTGGATGCCGAGCTGCACAGCTGGCTGGCGTTCGCCGTGCAGAAGTGCGGCGAAGTCGCCGTGCTCAGTGCCACGCTCAACGATCCGCACAGTGCCGCAGTGCAGGCCGCCCTGGCCGCGAGCCGCACGGTGCAGGCCGGCCGTGCCGCCTCGCCGCGCATCCACAAGCCGGCGGTGCGGGCGCGGCTGGCGGCGGTCAAGGCGCAGGACAGCCAGCGTCTGTCGCCCTTCGCCCAGCGCATCGAGCAACAGCGTGCGCGCCTGCAACTGCCGGCATTCCCGACCACCACCATCGGCTCGTTCCCGCAGACCGCGGCGATCCGTCTGGCCCGGCAATCCTTCAAGCAGGGCAAGCTGTCGGCGGCCGAGTACACCGAGGCGATGCACGCGGAAATCCGCCACGCCGTGGACGTGCAGGAGCGCCTCGGCCTGGACGTGCTGGTGCACGGCGAGGCCGAACGCAACGACATGGTCGAGTACTTCGCCGAGCAGCTGGATGGCTATCTGTTCACCCGCTTCGGCTGGGTGCAGAGCTACGGTTCTCGCTGCGTGAAACCGGCGGTGATCTACGGCGACCTGAGTCGGCCCAAGGCGATGACCGTGGAGTGGATCGCCTACGCGCAGAGCCTCACCGCCAAGGTGATGAAGGGCATGCTCACCGGCCCGGTGACCATGTTGATGTGGTCCTTCCCGCGCGAGGACGTGAGCCGCGAGGTGCAGGCGCGCCAGCTGGCCCTGGCGATTCGCGACGAGGTGGTCGACCTGGAAACGGCCGGGATCAAGATTGTGCAGATCGACGAGGCAGCGTTCCGCGAAGGGCTGCCGCTGCGCCGTGCCAACTGGCAGCCCTACCTGGACTGGGCCACCGAAGCGTTCCGCCTGTGCGCCAGCGGCGTGCGCGACGAGACGCAGATCCACACGCACATGTGCTACAGCGAGTTCAACGACGTGATCGAGTCGATCGCCGCGATGGATGCCGACGTGATCACCATCGAGACCTCACGTTCGGACATGGAGCTGCTGGACGCCTTCGAGGCCTTCGAATATCCCAACGAGATCGGCCCGGGCGTCTACGACATCCATTCGCCGCGGGTGCCGGATACCGCTGAGATGGTCAATCTGCTCAACAAGGCGGCACGCCGGATTCCCGCCGAGCGCCTGTGGATCAACCCCGACTGCGGCCTGAAAACCCGTGGTTGGGCGGAGACCGAGGCGGCGCTGGTGAACATGGTGGCGGCGGCGCGGCAGCTGCGCCGCGAGTTGGCCTGAGCGTCGGTTGGCCTCGTGTAGGAGCGAATTCATTCGCGATGGGAGCTGCCCAGATTCGCAACCCGCGTAGGGCGTACTCGCGCAGCAGTACGCCGTGGACCCAGGCCGATGGCGGACTGTTCGCTGACGCTCCTGAGTCCCGCCCTACGCAATCCTCGGCGTGAAAACTGCGCCGAACGACCGTTCGGCGTTCTTCATCAAATTGTCACCGAACTGTGGCGGCGCGCTCGTATGAATGTCTGCGAATCTCTGTCTACTGGGGATCTGCGTTCTGGAATTTCGATGCGCCTGTTGCTGTTGCTCGCCGCCTGGTTGTGCGGCCTGTCGTCCTTTGCGGCGAACCGTTGTGATGTCGCCGTACCGACCGAAATGGCCGAAGTGGGTGAGGTGCGCCTGGCCTACCAGAGCATCGGTCGGGTGCAGGATCCGGCCTTGCTGCTGGTCATGGGCATCGGCGGGCAGTTGATCGACTGGCCCGATGAAGTGGTCCAGGCGCTGTGCGCGCAGGGCTTCCGGGTGATCCGTTTCGACAACCGCGACGTTGGCTTGTCGACCTGGGTGCAGCAAGCACCCGCAACCAATCTGACCTATGCAGCGCTGCGCTATCGGCTCGGTCTGAGCGTCAGCGCGCCTTATGGTCTGCGCGACATGGCTGGCGACACCCTGGCGTTGATGGATCATCTGGAGGTTTCGCGCTTCCACGTCCTGGGCGTGAGCATGGGCGGCATGATCGCCCAACACCTGGCCGATCTGGCTCCCGAGCGGGTGCTCAGTCTGATCCTGTTGATGACCAGCTCCGGCGCCCAGGGTTTGCCAGCCCCGAGCCCGGCCTTGCTGGCACTGCTAAGCCGGCGCGAGGCCGCTAACCGCGAGCTGGCCATCGAACAGCAGGCCGACTTGCTCGCCGCGTTAGGCAGTCCGGCGACTCATGACGATCGCGCGCAGCTCCTGTACCAGGCGCGCGCCGCCTATGATCGGGCCTTCAATCCCGACGGAGCGCAGCGCCAGTTGCTCGCCGTCCTCGCCGAGCCCAGTCGCGTGGCCTTGCTGGATCGCCTGCAGGTGCCGACTCTGGTGGTGCATGGCACTGCCGATCCGCTGCTGCCGGTGATGCACGGCGTGCATGTCGCTGCGCACATCAGAGGCAGCCAGCTACGCCTGATTCCGGGCTTGGCGCATCGCTTTCAGGAGGCCTTCAAGGCGCCGCTGCTGGGCGCCGTGCTGCCTTATCTGGCGGCCCATCGGCGACCGATCGGGGTGGCGCAGTTGTGATGGGCTGGGGTCAGGCGGTTTGCATGTGCTGCGGGCGCTCGGCGGCCAGGTAAGCGCGTAAGCGGGCCTGCTGGCCGGGGCTGAGGAGCAGACCGAGCTTGGTGCGGCGCCACAGGATGTCGTCGGCGTCGACAGCCCATTCCTGTTCGCAGAGGTAGTCGACCTCGCGGGCGTAGAGTCCACCGCCGAGGTTTTCGCCCAGATCGGTCACCCCGCGTACGCCTTCCAGCAGGCGCCAGCAGCGACTGCCATAACTGTGTGCCCAGCGCCGGGCGAGGCTGCGCTCGAGCCAGCCGTGACGCTGACACAAGATCTCGGTGAGCCGCTCTGGATCGCTCAGTTGTTCGCCGCCGGGGAGTGGCGCCGTGGCCGTCCAGGCCGGCCGCATGCGCGGGAAATACGGCGCGAGCTGCGCCAACGCCGTTTCGGCGAGTTTGCGGTAGGTGGTCAGCTTGCCGCCGAACACCGACAGGAGCGGCGCTTCGCCAAGTTGGCCGACCAGCGCCAGGGTGTAATCGCGGGTCACTGCCGCCGGGTCGTCCGACTCGTCGTCGCACAGAGGCCGCACCCCGGCAAAGCTGTGCAGGATGTCAGCGCGGGCGATGGAGCGCTTGAAGTGGGCGTTGACCACCTGCAGCAGGTAATCGATTTCCGTGTCGCTGATCGTCACGCGCGCCGGATCGCCGCGGTATTCGCAATCGGTGGTGCCGATCAGGCTGAAGCGCTCGAGATAGGGGATGACGAAGACGATGCGCCGGTCTTCGTTTTGCAGGATGTAGGCCTGCTCGCCGTCGTGCACGCGCGGCACGATGATGTGGCTGCCCTGGATCAGGCGGATGCCGTAGGGCGAGGGCAGTTTCAGGTTGTCTTCGAGCAGGCTGGCGACCCACGGGCCGGCGGCGTTGACCAGCACCCGAGAACGGATCGAGTACAGGCTGCCGTCCGCACGCTCCAGATGGACATGCCAGAGCCCTTTGCGGCGCCGCGCGCTCACGCAGCGGGTGCGCGTATGGATATGTGCGCCCTGTTCGCGGGCGGCCATGGCGTTGAGCACCACCAGGCGAGCGTCATCGACCCAGCAATCGGAATACTCGAAGCCGCGGGTGATCTCCGCCTTCAGCGGGCTGCCGGCGCCCAGTCGTCGCCCGCGAGAGCCCGGCAGCTTTTCGCGTTTGCCCAGGTGGTCGTAAAGGAACAGGCCGACGCGGATCATCCAGGCCGGGCGCAGGTGCGGGCGATGGGGAAGAATGAAGCGCAGCGGCCGAACGATATGCGGTGCTTTGGCCAGCAGCACCTCGCGCTCGGCCAGCGACTCGCGCACCAGGCGGAATTCATAATGTTCGAGATAGCGCAGGCCTCCGTGAACCAGCTTGCTGCTGGCGGACGAGGTGTGCCTGGCCAGATCATCCTGTTCGCAAAGGAACACTGACAAGCCACGCCCGGCGGCGTCCGCGGCAATCCCGACACCATTGATGCCGCCGCCAATCACAGCGAGATCGTAGACTTCGGCCAATGGCGCGGTAGGGGTTTGCTGGGCTGGCATCGCGGTCCTTGGTGGTTGGAAGTGAACGTGATGATGTTCATTTACGAAAATAGTAGCCCGGCAAAAGAGCGCTGGCTAGCCCGGCCATCGGCCAGCGCAGTTCTTTGAAATGTAGGAGGATTGGGCGGCGTGGGCCGGGCCGCGCAGGTCGAGTGCAGCGATCCCCAAAGGGGCTGCATGGCGCATCAGGCCAGATGCAGCTGAATCTTCTGTTCGCTCAGTAGGCGGGCGAGGGCGGCGGGTGGCGCGCGGTCGGTGAACAGCTGGTCGACCAGTTCAATGGCGCCCAAGCGCACCACCGCATTGCGCCCGAATTTGCTCGAGTCGGCGGCCAGTAATACCTGCCGCGCATTGTGGATGATCGCCTGGGAAACCCGAACTTCCTGATAGTCGAAATCGAGCAGGCTACCGTCTTCATCGATACCGCTGATGCCGACCACGGCGAAATCGACCTTGAACTGCTGGATGAAATCCACCGCGCTCTGGCCGACCACGCCGCCGTCGTCACGCACGGTCCCACCGGCCACCAGCACCTCGAAATCAGCCTTACTACTGAGTTGCGCAGCGACATGCAGATTGTTGGTGATGACCTTCAATCCGCGATGGTTGAGCAGCGCGCGGGCGATGGCTTCGGTGGTGGTGCCGATATTGATAAACAGTGAGGCGTGGTCGGGAATCTGGGCGGCAATCGCCTCGGCAATCCGCTGCTTCTCATCGCGCATCAGGCCGGCGCGCATGGCGTAGGCGGTGTTGTGGATGC is from Pseudomonas sp. LS44 and encodes:
- the glpD gene encoding glycerol-3-phosphate dehydrogenase, giving the protein MPAQQTPTAPLAEVYDLAVIGGGINGVGIAADAAGRGLSVFLCEQDDLARHTSSASSKLVHGGLRYLEHYEFRLVRESLAEREVLLAKAPHIVRPLRFILPHRPHLRPAWMIRVGLFLYDHLGKREKLPGSRGRRLGAGSPLKAEITRGFEYSDCWVDDARLVVLNAMAAREQGAHIHTRTRCVSARRRKGLWHVHLERADGSLYSIRSRVLVNAAGPWVASLLEDNLKLPSPYGIRLIQGSHIIVPRVHDGEQAYILQNEDRRIVFVIPYLERFSLIGTTDCEYRGDPARVTISDTEIDYLLQVVNAHFKRSIARADILHSFAGVRPLCDDESDDPAAVTRDYTLALVGQLGEAPLLSVFGGKLTTYRKLAETALAQLAPYFPRMRPAWTATAPLPGGEQLSDPERLTEILCQRHGWLERSLARRWAHSYGSRCWRLLEGVRGVTDLGENLGGGLYAREVDYLCEQEWAVDADDILWRRTKLGLLLSPGQQARLRAYLAAERPQHMQTA
- the metE gene encoding 5-methyltetrahydropteroyltriglutamate--homocysteine S-methyltransferase, encoding MALAHNLGFPRIGRDRELKKALEAYWKGDLDEAGLRAVGRQLRAVHWQLQKDAGIELLPVGDFAWYDQVLTHSLTFGVIPERFRPHSGQPSLDTLFGMARGVSQGCCGGAHAEEMTKWFDTNYHYLVPEFSADQRFQLSWEQLFEEVAEARELGHKVKPVLIGPLTYLWLGKAKGDAFDKLDLLERLLPIYGEILGRLAAQGVEWVQIDEPILTLDLPQAWKNAFERAYHLLQYAPLKKLVATYFSGLEDNLGLAVGLPVDGLHVDLVRAPEQLPLLLDRLPTYKVLSLGVVNGRNVWRCDLDQALEQLREAEQRFGANLWVAPSCSLLHSPVDLAREDQLDAELHSWLAFAVQKCGEVAVLSATLNDPHSAAVQAALAASRTVQAGRAASPRIHKPAVRARLAAVKAQDSQRLSPFAQRIEQQRARLQLPAFPTTTIGSFPQTAAIRLARQSFKQGKLSAAEYTEAMHAEIRHAVDVQERLGLDVLVHGEAERNDMVEYFAEQLDGYLFTRFGWVQSYGSRCVKPAVIYGDLSRPKAMTVEWIAYAQSLTAKVMKGMLTGPVTMLMWSFPREDVSREVQARQLALAIRDEVVDLETAGIKIVQIDEAAFREGLPLRRANWQPYLDWATEAFRLCASGVRDETQIHTHMCYSEFNDVIESIAAMDADVITIETSRSDMELLDAFEAFEYPNEIGPGVYDIHSPRVPDTAEMVNLLNKAARRIPAERLWINPDCGLKTRGWAETEAALVNMVAAARQLRRELA
- a CDS encoding alpha/beta fold hydrolase; this translates as MRLLLLLAAWLCGLSSFAANRCDVAVPTEMAEVGEVRLAYQSIGRVQDPALLLVMGIGGQLIDWPDEVVQALCAQGFRVIRFDNRDVGLSTWVQQAPATNLTYAALRYRLGLSVSAPYGLRDMAGDTLALMDHLEVSRFHVLGVSMGGMIAQHLADLAPERVLSLILLMTSSGAQGLPAPSPALLALLSRREAANRELAIEQQADLLAALGSPATHDDRAQLLYQARAAYDRAFNPDGAQRQLLAVLAEPSRVALLDRLQVPTLVVHGTADPLLPVMHGVHVAAHIRGSQLRLIPGLAHRFQEAFKAPLLGAVLPYLAAHRRPIGVAQL
- a CDS encoding DeoR/GlpR family DNA-binding transcription regulator → MNLAPRQQSILERARERGYVSIDELAQSFSVTPQTIRRDINQLAEQGLLRRTHGGAASEASSIHNTAYAMRAGLMRDEKQRIAEAIAAQIPDHASLFINIGTTTEAIARALLNHRGLKVITNNLHVAAQLSSKADFEVLVAGGTVRDDGGVVGQSAVDFIQQFKVDFAVVGISGIDEDGSLLDFDYQEVRVSQAIIHNARQVLLAADSSKFGRNAVVRLGAIELVDQLFTDRAPPAALARLLSEQKIQLHLA